A genome region from Maylandia zebra isolate NMK-2024a linkage group LG6, Mzebra_GT3a, whole genome shotgun sequence includes the following:
- the vps37c gene encoding vacuolar protein sorting-associated protein 37C, with amino-acid sequence MEKLQDLSQSELQELLDSPERVESMALESDEIQNIQLEREMALASNRSLAEQNLDMKPRLESQKELLVERYSQLEAVRETYRQHCSLKDGMAGQVSPEALFSRLQTEGSKTEEESEALADEFLEGSLPLDSFLDRFLSLRSLAHKRRVRIEKLQEILRQRSEGNATAMTSSACLKEDSATPLSPWDQQTTTATTTNQQQPSSKPQNASQPVSSSAGGSSGLPYSPYPVSGPTPPAVVAAAGSVPANAPSQFPPYPGPTSAFPPAGSYSGPSPPFGPPASASCPYPAQPSFPSPHPGSAFGQYTPSHAQSGPAPYPASYSYGGYSYPSGPAYSNSQSATGRPMYRPGYGVPQPYS; translated from the exons ATGGAGAAGCTTCAGgacctcagccaatcagagctaCAGGAGCTCCTGGACAGTCCGGAGAGGGTGGAATCGATGGCTCTGGAGTCCGATGAG ATCCAGAACATCCAGCTGGAGAGAGAAATGGCTTTGGCATCAAATCGCAGCCTGGCTGAGCAAAACCTGGACATGAAGCCTCGCTTGGAGTCGCAGAAGGAGCTGCTGGTGGAGAGATATTCTCAACTAGAGGCAGTCAGAGAAACCTATAGACAGCACTGCTCCCTGAAAG ATGGCATGGCAGGTCAGGTGTCTCCAGAAGCGCTGTTCTCAAGACTACAGACAGAGGGCAGCAAAACAGAAGAAGAGTCAGAG GCTCTAGCAGATGAGTTTCTGGAGGGATCTCTTCCGCTGGACTCCTTCCTCGACCGATTCCTCTCCCTGCGCTCACTCGCTCACAAAAGACGCGTACGGATAGAGAAACTCCAAGAAATCCTGCGACAGAGGAGCGAGGGCAATGCCACCGCCATGACGTCGTCAGCATGCCTGAAAGAGGACTCTGCCACCCCGCTGTCACCGTGGGatcaacagacaacaacagcaacGACGACGAATCAACAGCAGCCGAGTTCCAAACCTCAGAACGCCTCTCAGCCCGTGTCCTCGTCTGCAGGGGGCTCATCTGGGCTCCCCTACAGTCCGTACCCCGTGTCGGGCCCTACTCCTCCTGCTGTAGTGGCAGCAGCAGGTTCTGTTCCAGCCAATGCCCCGTCACAGTTCCCTCCTTACCCAGGTCCCACTTCAGCTTTCCCTCCGGCAGGGAGCTACTCTGGCCCTAGCCCCCCTTTTGGGCCTCCAGCTTCGGCCAGCTGCCCTTACCCGGCCCAGCCCTCCTTTCCTTCGCCACATCCGGGCTCAGCATTTGGCCAGTACACCCCGAGCCACGCTCAGAGTGGCCCTGCGCCCTACCCGGCCTCCTACAGCTACGGGGGCTACAGCTACCCATCTGGGCCAGCCTATTCCAATTCTCAGTCAGCAACAGGGAGACCCATGTACAGACCGGGATATGGAGTTCCACAGCCGTACTCCTGA